A genome region from Musa acuminata AAA Group cultivar baxijiao chromosome BXJ3-5, Cavendish_Baxijiao_AAA, whole genome shotgun sequence includes the following:
- the LOC135638066 gene encoding thioredoxin H4-1-like has protein sequence MGNCSGKKGTGSDLEEEIDFGGGNVHVITRKESWDQKILEANKDGKIVVANFSASWCGPCRMIAPLYKELSQKYPSLMFLTIDVDELMEFSSSWDIRATPTFLFLKDGQQLDKVIGANRPELEKKIIMSVDSLVQCSKGSN, from the exons ATGGGGAACTGTTCAGGAAAA AAAGGGACAGGTAGTGATCTTGAAGAGGAGATAGACTTCGGAGGTGGAAATGTGCATGTAATTACTAGAAAAGAGAGCTGGGATCAAAAGATTTTGGAAGCAAACAAGGATGGCAAGATC GTTGTAGCAAATTTCAGTGCATCTTGGTGTGGCCCATGCAGAATGATAGCACCTCTTTATAAGGAGCTGTCTCAGAAGTATCCGTCACTGATGTTTTTGACAATAGATGTTGATGAATTAATG GAATTTAGTTCGTCGTGGGATATACGTGCAACTCCAACATTCTTATTCCTGAAAGATGGGCAGCAGTTGGATAAGGTGATTGGTGCTAATAGGCCTGAGCTGGAGAAGAAGATAATCATGTCTGTGGATTCCTTAGTTCAGTGCTCCAAGGGCTCAAATTGA
- the LOC135638065 gene encoding serine/threonine-protein kinase AtPK2/AtPK19-like: protein MVSSEMNSVTKITGRKNLNMEILLPTGPPDVAVSENMEFDFSDVFGPGPVQTSVNVNVMNPDNQAPESVPNETVYDNPVVIYKRSHSLVGPSTPVSQSLQLSKLTIHETDNSLELLECASEVTGDLESSTSFTETHGSISEKCEVIGLSDFEVLKLVGKGAFGKVFQVKKRGTSEIYAMKVMRKDKIMEKNHAEYMKAERDILTKVDHPFIVQLRYSFQTKYRLYLVLDFINGGHLFFQLYNHGLFREDLARTYAAEIVSAVSHLHTNGIMHRDLKPENILLDADGHAMLTDFGLAKEFDENTRSNSLCGTLEYMAPEIVLGKGHDKAADWWSVGILLFEMLTGKPPFFSSNREKMQQKIMREKIKLPAYLSSEAHSLLKGLLQKEASKRLGSGPGGSNEIKNHKWFKSINWRKLEAREILPSFRPNVAGKTCIANFDERWTSMSVLDSPVASPVAGENDFAGFTYVRPAPFLQKPSPLS from the exons ATGGTTTCCTCTGAGATGAATAGTGTGACCAAAATCACCGGTCGCAAGAACTTAAACATGGAGATACTTCTTCCAACAGGTCCCCCTGATGTTGCGGTATCTGAGAACATGGAGTTTGATTTCTCTGATGTGTTTGGTCCTGGCCCTGTTCAGACCTCAGTTAACGTGAATGTTATGAATCCTGATAATCAGGCACCTGAATCGGTTCCAAATGAGACAGTTTATGACAATCCAGTGGTCATTTACAAGCGATCACATTCTTTGGTGGGGCCTTCAACTCCAGTTAGTCAGTCCTTGCAGCTCAGCAAACTCACAATACATGAGACTGACAATTCATTGGAACTTTTGGAGTGTGCGTCTGAAGTGACTGGTGATCTGGAGTCATCCACCTCTTTCACGGAGACGCATGGTTCAATATCTGAGAAATGTGAGGTCATAGGGCTTTCAGACTTTGAGGTTTTGAAGCTAGTTGGGAAAGGTGCATTTGGAAAAGTCTTTCAGGTGAAAAAAAGAGGCACTTCTGAAATCTATGCAATGAAGGTTATGCGGAAGGATAAGATTATGGAAAAGAACCATGCTGAATACATGAAAGCTGAGCGAGATATTTTGACAAAAGTTGATCACCCTTTCATCGTCCAACTAAGATACTCATTCCAG ACAAAGTACCGCCTGTATCTTGTGCTCGATTTTATAAATGGAGGACATCTATTTTTTCAGCTCTATAACCATGGCTTGTTCAG AGAGGATCTTGCTCGCACGTATGCAGCTGAAATAGTATCTGCTGTTTCCCACCTTCATACGAATGGTATAATGCACAGGGACCTCAAGCCTGAGAACATTCTCCTCGATGCAGACGGTCAT GCCATGTTAACTGACTTTGGTCTGGCAAAAGAGTTTGATGAAAATACTAGATCAAACTCCCTCTGTGGGACGCTCGAGTACATGGCTCCTGAAATCGTTCTCGGAAAAGGCCATGACAAAGCTGCTGATTGGTGGAGTGTTGGAATCCTGTTGTTCGAGATGCTCACTGGGAAG CCACCTTTTTTCAGTAGTAACAGAGAGAAAATGCAGCAGAAGATAATGAGGGAGAAGATAAAGCTGCCTGCTTACTTGTCCAGCGAAGCCCATTCCTTACTGAAAGGC TTGTTGCAGAAAGAAGCAAGCAAGCGGCTCGGGAGTGGCCCTGGTGGGAGCAACGAGATAAAGAACCATAAGTGGTTCAAATCGATCAACTGGCGAAAACTGGAGGCCCGGGAAATCCTGCCTAGCTTCCGGCCTAATGTTGCCGGAAAGACCTGCATCGCCAACTTCGACGAGCGATGGACGAGCATGTCGGTGTTGGATTCGCCGGTCGCAAGCCCGGTCGCCGGAGAGAACGACTTTGCAGGGTTCACGTACGTGAGGCCTGCTCCTTTCCTTCAGAAGCCCAGCCCTCTAAGCTGA